From Candidatus Paceibacterota bacterium, a single genomic window includes:
- a CDS encoding DUF167 domain-containing protein produces MYVRVRAHPDAKKELILKESDSEYTISVKEKAERNQANKRIIEIIAEEFNIPTNRVKMITGHRSPRKIISIE; encoded by the coding sequence ATGTACGTCCGAGTACGAGCGCATCCCGATGCTAAGAAGGAGTTGATCCTCAAAGAGTCGGACTCCGAATACACAATCTCGGTCAAAGAAAAGGCAGAGCGGAATCAAGCAAATAAGCGCATTATTGAGATTATTGCCGAGGAATTTAACATTCCGACAAATCGGGTTAAAATGATTACAGGGCATCGCTCACCGCGGAAGATTATCAGTATAGAGTAA